A single window of Achromobacter xylosoxidans DNA harbors:
- a CDS encoding putative bifunctional diguanylate cyclase/phosphodiesterase — translation MRESYLLALCLTLAGALAAICLFFVRRERVLRGRLTRDELTGVLSQQELQRRARAWLNQAERQSGRGIFGPRGSAQDERESLGISRARAGSRGIGAFFLVSFDQYAEISAMLRAGEDQTLLVMVADRLSLLTRALGGMVARTGTDAFTVCIPDVDEVGAAQVSAKLLEDLSVPYELGGRPLIAVFRVGAALYPDHGRSVEELQRCVQVAMVPLKERGGPGWNMFDFRLLARQRDQQGLENDLRLALTTAAMDQFELYYQPVCDSGTGVVQGCEALLRWHHPELGSVSPAVTIELAERSGLIVPLGAWILERACSQAALWPPAWRVHVNLSVKQMNEDSLVQLVSDVLASTKLAPRKLVLEITESIFILHYERHVKILNTLRAKGIGVALDDFGCGYSSLNHLRHLPIDWVKIDRSFISALESDAGSREVVSALFGLCQAMHLPVVAEGVETEGQREILKSLGCRVMQGFLLGRPAPAAEIQALASAVS, via the coding sequence GTGCGTGAGAGTTACCTGCTCGCACTGTGCCTGACGCTCGCGGGCGCACTTGCAGCGATATGTTTGTTTTTCGTCCGCCGGGAACGCGTCCTGCGCGGACGATTGACGCGTGACGAATTGACCGGTGTCCTGAGCCAGCAGGAGCTGCAGCGCCGCGCGCGCGCCTGGCTGAACCAGGCCGAAAGGCAGTCGGGCCGAGGCATTTTCGGACCCCGCGGCTCGGCCCAGGATGAGCGCGAATCCCTGGGTATTTCGCGTGCCCGCGCCGGCTCTCGGGGCATCGGCGCCTTTTTTCTGGTCAGCTTCGACCAGTACGCCGAGATCAGCGCCATGCTGCGCGCGGGCGAGGACCAGACGCTGTTGGTGATGGTGGCGGACCGGCTCAGTCTGTTGACGCGCGCGCTCGGTGGGATGGTGGCGCGTACCGGCACCGACGCATTCACGGTGTGCATTCCCGACGTGGACGAGGTGGGCGCCGCCCAGGTGTCGGCCAAGCTGCTCGAGGACCTGTCCGTGCCCTACGAACTGGGCGGTCGGCCCCTGATCGCGGTGTTCCGCGTGGGGGCGGCGTTGTATCCAGACCACGGTCGCAGTGTGGAAGAGCTGCAACGCTGCGTGCAGGTGGCGATGGTGCCGCTCAAGGAGCGCGGCGGGCCGGGCTGGAACATGTTCGATTTCCGCCTGCTGGCGCGCCAGCGCGATCAGCAGGGGCTGGAGAACGACCTGCGGCTGGCGCTGACCACGGCGGCCATGGACCAGTTCGAGTTGTACTACCAGCCGGTGTGTGACAGTGGCACCGGCGTGGTGCAGGGCTGCGAGGCCCTGTTGCGTTGGCACCACCCCGAACTGGGCAGCGTGTCGCCCGCCGTGACGATCGAACTGGCCGAGCGCAGCGGCCTGATCGTGCCGCTGGGCGCCTGGATCCTGGAGCGCGCCTGCTCGCAGGCGGCGCTGTGGCCGCCCGCCTGGCGCGTGCACGTCAATCTGTCGGTCAAGCAGATGAACGAAGACAGCCTGGTGCAACTGGTTTCCGACGTGCTGGCCTCGACCAAGCTGGCGCCGCGCAAGCTGGTGCTGGAGATCACCGAGTCGATCTTCATCCTGCATTACGAGCGGCACGTGAAGATCCTGAACACGCTGCGTGCCAAGGGCATCGGCGTGGCGCTGGACGACTTCGGCTGCGGCTATTCCAGCCTGAACCATCTGCGCCACCTGCCCATCGACTGGGTCAAGATCGACCGCAGCTTCATCTCCGCGCTCGAGTCCGACGCCGGCAGCCGCGAAGTGGTGTCGGCGTTGTTCGGGCTGTGCCAGGCGATGCACCTGCCGGTCGTGGCCGAAGGCGTCGAGACCGAGGGGCAGCGCGAGATCCTCAAATCGCTCGGCTGCCGCGTGATGCAGGGTTTCCTGCTGGGGCGTCCGGCGCCGGCCGCGGAAATTCAGGCTTTGGCGTCGGCGGTGTCATAA